In the genome of Nonomuraea sp. NBC_00507, the window CGATCTCGCTCACCTGGCCGCAGACCAGGACGACGCGCTCGGCCCCTATCGGATCGGCGAGCTCGAGGCCGCCTGCCAGGCGCTCGGCGTCGAGGACCACCGCTTCCTCGGTGGTCCCGGACGCTGGCGGGACTCGGGGATGATGGGGGTGGCGTCCAATGACCATCCCCGGGCGTTCTGGCGCGCCGACCTCGACGAGGCCGCGGGCGAGCTGGTCAAGGTCATCCGCGAGATACGCCCGCAGGTGCTGGTCACGTACGACGACAACGGCTTCTACGGTCACCCCGACCACATCCAGGCCCACCGTGTTTCGCGCAGAGCGTTCGAGCTGGCCGCGAAGCCGGGCTTCGGCGAGGGCGAGCCATGGCAGATCGCGAAGTTCTACCACACGGCCCTGCCCAGGTCCGTCACGGGACGCACGGCGGAAGCGCTGCGCGAGGCCGATGTGGACTTCATCACCGAAAACGTCGATGACCTGCCGTTCGGCAACCGGGACGAGGACATCACCACCGAGATCGACGCGCGCCCGTGGATCGGCAACAAGATCGAGGCCATGCGCGCGCACGTCACCCAGATCAGCGTCCAGGACCCGTGGTTCGCCCTGTCCAACAAGATCGGCCAGGAGGTGCTGGGCGTCGAGCACTACATCCTGGCGGTCGGAGTGCCCGGCCGGCCGGTGCCCGGGCCGCCGGTCGAGGCAGGCGGCCTCGGTGAGCCGCACAACCGCGAGAACGATCTCTTCGCGGGCATCCACTAACCTCATTCGACATGGAGCATCGCAGCCAGGCCGAGTCGGCGCTGGGTGGGGCGGCCTACGGCATGCTGTTCGTGCTGGGGGTCGTCATGGGGGTCGTGGGCGGGTTCACGCATCCGGTGTGGCAGATCGGCCCGATTCCGGTCGCGGCCGTCGTCTGGATGCTGGCGTTGTTCGGGGTGTGCCTGGGGGCGGGCAAGCTGATGCGCGCGCGGCTCGGGGTCGTGACGACGGGAGGCGGGTGGCTACTGGTGACGATGCCGTTCGCGCTGGAGCTGGGATCCGGTGACCTCGTGATCGCGCACGGCGTTGCCGGCTACCTCTACCTGTACGGGGGGCTCGTGGCTCTCGTCGTGGCCTACTTGCTGTCGCCCTCGTCCGGCGGGGAATCGTGGCTTCTGCGGGGGTATTCTCCAAAGAATCCTATGTAGCGGCATACAGTGACTTCGTGCATTCGATAGAGCGGCCTGTGGACCCTGAGGCATATCGCAGGGTCGTCGGCCGCTTCGCCACCGGAGTCGCGATCGTCACGACCAGGCTCGGCGGCATCGATCACGCGATGACGGTGAATTCCTTCACCTCTGTTTCGCTCGAACCGCTGCTCGTGTTGTTCTGCGCCGAGAAGGTGGCCCGCTTCCACGACGTGGTGCTGGAGACGAGGGTGTGGGGGGTGTCCGTGCTGCCAGCCTCGATGGAGGACGCCTCACGGTTCTTCGCGCATCGGGGGCGGCCGTTGAACGGGCAGCTCACCAAGTGGGCGCACCATCGGGGGCATTCGGGGGTGGCGTTGTTCGACGAGGCGATCGCCACGCTGGAGTGCACGACGACGGATGTCCATGAGGGCGGAGACCATTCGATCGTGGTGGGCGAGGTGACCGCGATGGGCATGCCGTCCGAGGAGGCACCGCTCATGTACCACGAGGGGCGCTACAAGCGCCTCTAGCGCTGTCGGAGGCGGCCATCGGCCATCGCCGCATCGGCCCTGGCGCCGCGAGGGTGTTGCCGCCTGCTGTCGCCGCGCGGGTGCGTGGAGCGGGCGGTGTCCGGGCATGAGCCGGGCCAGGCACGGTGGCCTGGCCCGGTCAGACGGTCGGTCGTAACTCCGCTGTCACTGAGCGGGAGTGGTGGCCGTCTCCGTCGGTGTCGCGGTTGGTGTCTCCGTCGGGACGCCGGTCGGCGTCTCCGTGGGCGGCGGCGCCGTGTCCGTCGGGGGCTCCGAGGGCTGCTCCGGCGCCGGGCAGACGGGGATCTCCGTGGGAGTCACCGTCGGCGGCAGCGTGTCCGTCGGGGTCCCTGTCGGGGTTTCGGTAGGCGTGGCCGTCGGAGTGGTTGTCGCCGTCTCCGTCGGAGTCACGGTCGGGGTCGGGGTCGGCGTCTCGGTCGGTGGGGTCGTGGGCGTCTCTGTCGGGGTCACCGTCTCCGTCGGCGTGTCCGTGGGGACGTCGGTCGGCGTGGCGGTGTCCGTCGGTGCGGGCTGGCAGGTGACCGTCACCGTCGGACCCGGCTCGGTGACCGTGACCGTGGGGCCTGGCTCCGTGACCGTGACGGTCGGCAGAGGCGTCACGGCGACGGCGGGCTCACCACGCTTCTTGTACGAGCCCCAGCCCAGTCGCTTGATGGATTGTGCTGTTCCTTCGGTTACCGGGATGTCCGCGCTCGCGGTCTTGCACGACCTTCGCTTGCACACCTTCTGCTTGACGCTGAAGATGGCGGCCCCGGTGTACTCAATGGAGACGTCCAGGTAGGACGTGCCTCTCCTCTTGACCACCGCCGTCGTGACGACGTAGTCCTCGGTTGGTGGAGCCTCGGTGGGAGTGGGGGGCGGCGGCGTCTCAGTGGGAGTGGGGGGCGGAGTCTCGGTGGGAGTGGGGGGTGGCGGCGTCTCCGTGGGAGAAGCGGTCGGAGTCGCGGCGGCTAAAGCCACTCGCCCATCGGCAGACGTGTCAGAGAATCGTAGGGGATCGGACGTTGACGTCTGGGTGATCGCGACTCCGCCGGCTCCTGCCAGTGCGACGGTGCCGAGCAGCGCGCCCAGGAGAGAGAATCTCATAATCCTGCTCTTGTAGGAGATTTCAGGACCCTGGCCATTATTCCGACATGTCAAGATTGGTCAAGACTGAGACGCATGGACAGGCGCTTTCGGTTCCGGCGCGTGGCGAACTACATCAACCTCGCCACTCCGCTCGGTTTGCTGATCTCGATCATCGGTGGCGCCACCCGCCGACCCGGCCCTGACGGCCTCATCCTCGCCTTCGGCTATCGCTACCGCTTCCCCATCGCGGGGGCGTTCACCGTAGGGAACGTCGTCCTGACCAGGTGGGACTCGCTCAGTGACCGTCTCGTCCTGCACGAGGGGCGGCACGCCACCCAGTGGGCCTGGTGCCTCGGGCTGCCCATGTTGCCGCTCTACCTCCTGGCGATGTTGGTGTCGGTTCTGATGTGCGGGCACCAGGCGACGTACAACGTCTTCGAACGCCTGGCCGATCTGGAGGACGGCGGTTATCCCCGCGCGCAGCTGTGGTGGAGGAGGGGCGGCGGCAGCCCAGGTTGACAACCTTCAGTCAAGTTGATGCCCTGATCTGGGAGCTCGGCTGGAGGAGCCGCCCTTCCGGACCGTCAGGACGCTGTGGGGCTACGGTCAGCGTCCCCGGACTGCCATTGCTTGAGCCGGCCGAGCGCGAGGACGCCGACGGCCAGGCCGGAGATCGCGCCGGCGCAGAGCAACGACGCCGTCGACGGGCTCACGAGCGTGACACCGGCCAGGGCGAGGGCGGACACGGCGGCGGCAAACATGACGTACGTCCAGGTCGCCAGGCCCACCAGGCGCAGGCGCACATCTTCTGGGTGCGGTGTGCGGGCCAGCAGCCAGGCCAATGCGGGCAGGAGCAGGACTCCGTGCATGAACACGGCGTGGGCCGGTTTCAGCGTGACGGCCACCGTGTACGCGAGTTGCTGGTTGCCCGTCACCACCTCGACCACCCCGCGAGCGATCATGACAGCGCCGAAGACCATGGCCGCCAGTAAGGTGGCGAAGCCCGCCCGCACGGCCAGGCGCATGCTGGGCGCGAGGCCGGGGCCCGCGCGGAAGGCGGCGACCGTCATGGCGACAGCGACGGCGACGAGCACCCCGCCGCCCGCCGCCAGGGTCCTCGCGATGGCCGCGTCGGCGGCGGTCTCCATGTTGAAGTGCGACGGGACGCCGCGCCACGCCTGGAGGGTGATCAGGGCGACCTCCACCGTGGAGGCGATCGCGAAGGCGCCGACCCAGAACGGGCGGGCACGGAGCCGTACGAACTGGGAGACCCAGGTCAGGGTCAGGACGCTCAGGCCGAACGACACGCCGAACGTGAACGGCTTGCGCCACGAAACCGCGCCCTCCCAGGGCCCGCCGTCCACGACGAACACGCCCAGGTGGACGAGGCCTGCGAGCACGAGCAGGAGTCCAAGGAGATTCCAGAGGCGATTCATGTGCGCCATGCTGACAGCCGGGCCCCGCCGCGCGCGTCGGCCCACGGTTTGGATCGTGACTACGACCCCGGTCGTACGTTCAGGGCGTCAGCCTGAGGGTGTGCGCGGCGGCCTTCTTGACCGACTCCGGTGTGGAGCGCATCGGCAGCAGGTCGCCCCGGGCCCACACCTCCGCCTGGTCCCAGTAGTTGTCGTGGAAAGCGTGCCCGGACGCGCCCGTCAGGTTGATCCATTGGGAGGCGTCCAGGTCGGACAGGTCGACGATCATGCGCATCGACGGCACGGCGCTGACCGTGTAGTCCCTCTGAACGTTCCAACCCGTGGCGTTCAGCGCGTCCTTGCTCCCCGCCACGGCGAACGGGCCGCGGTTGAACAGCCACTCGACCGGCGCGATCCCCGAGGTTCCCAGCGAGCCGTTGACCAGCTCCAGCTGGTGCAGGTCGCCCCACCGCCACGCGCCTGCGTCCGCCCCGAGCCGTTCCGACAGCTCGTGGAAGGCCGACGCCATCGCCTGCCGCAGGATGTCGTCACGCCTCTCCGTATGGTTCTTCGTGGTCACGTCATCCCAGAAGGGGTCGTCCGGGAGTTGGAGCAGGCGCCTGATCACCTCGTACCAGCGGTCGCCTCCGGCCGGCCTGGCCCCCTCCGGCAGCTCGTCGTTGAACGTCAGCACGAGCAGCTGCCGCCAGACCGCGTTGAAGAACGCGGCGGGTGCGGAATCGGCGCTCTGCGTGCCGTCCCACGACTTCAGCAGCTCCCTGGCCCGGACGCTCGGGCCTCCCAGGTTCACCTCCATCAGCGCCGGCACCAGCGTGTCCGCGAAGCCATTGTGGGTGTCCTGCTGGATCCGGGACATGGCCGCCGCGTCGACCTTGCCCTTCTCGATGGCGTCCTTGACGAGGTCGCGGATGCGTTCGGAGCGGTAGCCGTGCGCCCAGTCCGCGGTCAGCAGCGGCCGGTAGCGCCTGGGGTCGATGACCGCGTTGTTCGCCGTCACGATGAAGCCGTCCGCCGGGTCCTCCACTGACGGCAGTTGGTCGTACGGGATGGGCGCCGCCCTCCAGTCGTACTCGCCCGTCCACCCGGGGACGGGCCAGGTGCCGTCGCCTTTCTGGCGTACAGGGATACGCCCGGGCGCCTGGTAGCCGATCTTGCCCGTGGTGTCGGCGTACACCAGGTTCTGTGCGGGCACGTCGAACAGCGCCGCCGCGGCCTTGAACTCCTGCCAGTCGGCGGCCTTGTCCAACGCGAAGATCGCGTCGGCGCTTTTGCCAGGGGTCAGCGCCGTCCACTGCAGCGCGACCGCGTTGGCCTCGTCGGTGGGCTTGGCGTCGCCGATCACCTCGTTGATCAGCGGGCCGTGCACGGTGCTCTTCACGGTGATCGTGACAGGGGAGCCGCCCGCCACCTTGATCTGCTCCTGCCTGGTTTCCAGCTTCAGCTGCTCGCCCTTGTGCAGGTACGTGTCGCCGTCCACCTTCTCCAGGAACAGGTCGGCCACGTCGGGACCCAGGTTCGTGAAACCCCACGCGATCTTGTCCGTGTGCCCGATGATCACGCCGGGAACGCCGGAGAAGGTGAACCCCGTGACGTCGAACGGGCACTCCTCGGAGACCTTCCTGCAGTGCAGCCCCGCCTGGTACCAGACGGACGGCATCTGCGGGGACAGGTGCGGGTCGTTGGCCAGCAGCGGCTTGCCACTCGCAGTGTGCGCGCCGGAGATCACCCACGAGTTCGACCCGACACCCTCGCGGTCCTCGGTGCCCATCGTGCTCGGCACGGCGTTCATCGTCTTGGCCGCCTGGGTCAGCGCGCCGACGCCGGCGCGCAGCCGCGGCTCGGCCCGCTGGTTGAAGCGGTCCTCATCGATGGTGCCCTCGGTGACGATCGGGGAGTGGCGGTCGTACGGGTAGCCGGGGTAGAGCTGCTCGACCCGCTCCCTGGGCAGCGTGGCGGCGATCAGCGCCCGGTCGATCTCGTCCTCCATGTTGGAGCGCAGGTCCCAGGCCATGGCCTTCAGCCAGGAGAGGGAGTCGACCGCGGTCCACGGCTCCGGCTGGTAGGCGCTGTTCTGGAGCTTCAGCACGGAGTATTCGAGGCTGCGATCGGAGGCGTTGGGGTTGGCGCTGAGCCAGGCGTTCACACCCTTGGCGTACGCGTTGAGGTAGTCCTGGGTCGGCTTGGCCAGCTCGGGCAGCTCCTGTTCGGCGACCCTGCGCCAGCCCATGGTCCTGAGCGCCTTGTCCGTGCCGAGGGTGGAGGCGCCGAAGAGCTCCGAGAGGCGGCCCGCGGTCATGTGGCGGCGGAAGTCCATCTCGTAGAAGCGGTCCTGGGCGTGGACGAACCCTTGGGCCATGAAGAGGTCGGCGGCGCTGCCGGCATAGATGTGGGGGACTCCCCATTTGTCGCGATAAATCTCTACATCGTCGGATAACCCGGGTAGTCGCAACGATCCATCCACCTGCGGGAACGACTTCCGCACGGTGTAGACGACGATCCCTGCCAGCACGAGGGCCAGGGCGAGAAGAACGGTCAACACCCGAGCGAACCACCGCAACGGCCGCGGCATCCACGCATAGGGCCTCACCGGCACCTCCATCTTGCCGAAACTGGCACTAAGTCTGGCAGCCCGCGATCACTCCTCCGGCCGACTTCACGGTCCTTCGCAGGCGACTTTGAGGTGGCGGTCACAGGAGGCTGCCGACGTCTCACCCGCCGTAGACGGTTGGGGTCATGAAACAGGTGAGAGCGACGTTCCGGCTCGGCACACCGGCGGGCGCACGGTGGTGCGGCGAGCGGCGGTAAGGGTGGGTCAGGTCCAGGTTTGGCCGTCGGGGGTGTCGGAGACGCGGACCCCCAGAGCGGACAGCTCGTCCCGTAGGCGATCAGCCTCCTTCCAGTCCATCGCCTCGCGCGCCCGGGCCCTCGCCTCCAGGAGTTCCCCCGCCCCCGGGGGCAGCACGCGCACCTTGCCGATGTCCGCGGACAGATCCAGCGCGAGCACCTGGTCCAGGTGCAGGAATGATTCGAACTTGGCCCCCGCGGCCACCGACTCGTCCCGCTCCAGCTCCCGCAGCACCCGCAAGGCCTCGGGCGTGTCCAGGTCGTCGGCGAAGGCGGCCTCCACCCGCTCCACGTACGTGGACGCCATGGGCGCGCTGGGCGACTCGGCCCACTCGGCCACGCGCGTCCGCCACCGCCGCACCGTGCGATCGGCCGCCCGCAGCGTGTCCCACGTCAGATTCATCTGCTGCCGGTAGCGGTGCTCCATGAACGCCATCCGCACGGCGAGCGGATCGAGCCCGGCCGCCACCACGTCGGACAGCAGCACCACGTTGCCCGTCGACTTCGCCATCTTGCGCCCGTCGAACAGCAGGTGCTCCCCGTGCACCCAGTGCCGCACGACCTCCTGCCCCGCCGCCGCATTGGACTGGGCCCGCTCGTCCTCGTGGTGGGGGAAGCGCAGATCGATCCCGCCGGTGTGGAGGTCGAAGGGCGCCCCGAGGTAGCGCAGCGACATGGCCGAGCACTCGACGTGCCACCCCGGGAACCCCTGGCCCCACGGAGCCTCCCAGGTCAGCTCGCCTTCGGCGGGTTTCCACAGGGCCCAGTCGGCGTGGAAGCGCTTGCGCGGGTCGACGGTGTCCATGCGGTGAGCCGGCTTCAGTGCATCCAGGCGATTTCCAGAAATTTCGCCGTAGGTGGGAAATGTCCGTACGTCAAAGAACACCGATCCGTCCGGCACCACATACGCGTGCTCCTTCTCGATCAGCTTGGCGATCAGCTCGATCATCAGCTCGATCGTCTCGCTCGCGCGCGGCGTGTGCTCCGGCGGACGGAGGTTGAGCGCGGCGGTGTCGGACCTGAAGGCGTCCTCGTAGAAGCGCGCCAGCTCCCGCACGGAGCGCCCTTCGGCCTGCGCCTGCTGCACGACCTTGTCGACCCCGGAGTCGGTCAGGTGGCCGACGTCGGTGATGTTCTGGCAGGCCAGCACGCGCGTCCGCCGCCGCTCGAGCACCCGCCTGATCAGGTCGGACAGCAGGTAGGTGCGCAGGTTGCCCACGTGCGCGTAGCGGTAGACCGTCGGCCCGCAGGTGTAGATCCGCGCCGCCCGCCCGAAGGCGAGCTCCTCGACCTGCCTGGTCCGCGTGTCGTAGATCCGCAACATCTCCCGAGCCTAACCGACCCCGGACTACGGCAGCTCACTCGCCCAGGAAGCCAAGGATGTCCCGGTCGCCGCGCTCGCGCAGCCTGCCCAGGATCTCCTCGCGGGTGGCCGTGTCGGGCAGCCCGATCCTGGCCCCGATCAGCCGCAGCCCCTCTATCTCCGAGCTGACCGGAGCGGTGTAGCCGAACAGGTAGAGCGCGCGGTTGATGGGCGGCATCCCGACGGGCGCGGCGGGCAGGTAGCGGGTCAGCAGCTCGCCGCCGTCCGACACGGTGAGGAAGACGTGGTCGCCCTCGCTCGCCTTGTACTCGGCCAGCACGTTCCTGATCGAGCCCATGGTCGGCTGGTTGTGCCAGCTGATCACCACGTCACCGGACGGTGCCGAGGCGGTCAGCTGCCCACCGGGCGCCATGCCGAGGTAGGCCGCGAACCCCGTGGGCAGCGGCGACCCCGACCCGCGCAGGTGCTCGGCGTTGATGTCCACCCGATGCCACCAGCGCCCGTCGCGGGAGCGGAAGCTGCGGCGGGTCTCCGACACGTCCTTGCGCGGCTGGTACGGCTCCGCCTCCCCGCTCGGCGAGGTGCCCGCCACGCGGATCCAGCCCCGCTGCGTGCGCTCGAACCCGGGACCGCCCGAGTACGCCCGCACCGAGCTCTCGCTGACGTCGTACCGGGTGGTCAGGTTCGTCACGATCGTGCTCACCGACGCCTCGCCGCCGGCCCGCTCGATCTCCCTGGCGATCATCTCCCTGATCCCCAGATACTCCTCACCGCCCCACCGGGTCAGCCCGTACTTGTTCCTGTCCACCCGCATGAACCGCTCGTCGGCGGTGAGCTGGTTGCGGATGCCGACCAGGCTGTAGTCCTCGCCGATGCGCTCTTGGATCTCCTCGGGCGACAGCGGCGCGCCCGCCACCGCCAGCACCGCCTCCGCCTTCTCGTTGATGCTGCGCGGCCACGGCACCACGTGCTGGCCGAGCACGCGGAGCTGCGGCACGGCCAGGATCCACCGCTCGGCCACGTCCTCGCGCACGCCGAGCTGGGACACCATGGACAGGGCCTCGCCGAGCGGGTGCGGCCCGTCGGCGAACAGCTGGCGCGTCTTCTCGCGCAGCTCGTCCGCCCCGCCCGCGACGAGCCAGCCGTCGGACTGCTCAAAGCCGGTGAGCAGCGTGCGCACGAACCGCCACGCGGGCATCCCGAGCGTACGCAGCTCGGTCCCGTGCCACGGAACGGCGGCCTGCAGGTCGTCGGCGGGGACGGCGGAGCCGAGCCGGGTACGCAGCCACGCCACGTGCGCCACCAGCGCCACCGCGTCGGGGCCGCTGAGCCAGGTCTCCACGTGGTCGCGCAGGTCGCGCTCGATCTGCCTGATCCGCTCCCGCGTCACCGAGAAGCGCTGCGCCAGCTCGTCGAGCGTGGCCCGCTGCGCCGCGTACAGCCGGTCGCGGGCGATGGCCCGCTGCCGCTCGTCCAGCGCCGCGAACAGCGCGTCGATCACTTCGGGCAGCGGCCTGTCCGGCCGGGAGGGCGCGGGCACCGCGTCGGGCACGGGCTCGAGCAGCCGCTCGAACACGCCGGTGAACAGCTTCTGCACGACGTCCTTGCCCAGCGACTCCGGCGTGCGCTCGGCCTCGGCGGGGTCGGAGAAGCGCACCAGCGGCAGGATGTCGCCGAGCATCAGGTGCGCCCAGCAGGCCACGGCCAGGTCGGCCAGGTGGCTCGCCACGGTCTGGGTGCCGACGATGGCGCACGCGCGGTCGAGGGGGATCGCCTGCCACCAGGCCTCGGGCAGCTGGGGCTCCTCCACGATCGGCGCGATTTGACCAGGGGAGGTCCAGCGCACGGGTGGCGCGAGGTCGCTCAGGCTGAGATTCATTGAGGTCCAACCGGCAATGGGAAGTATCCGCAGTTCAGACTATGTGATCAGAGGGGTATAAAGGGGCTGCCTCTTCCGGAATGGGAGATATAGAGCATCGCCCGCGCACGTGTGCAGGCGACGAACAGTATGCTCCGCTCGCGCTGCAGGGCTCGAGCCCTTGCGCCAGGTTCTTCCGGCGGCGGCTCGGGCACCACGCCCTCCGCCACGCCGATCAGCGCCACCCGCTCGAACTCCAGCCCCTTCAGATGCTGGAAGGTCGAGGCCCGCACGTCCAGGCCCGCCAGCGCCTTCCTGGCCTGCCGGACGAGCCGGGTGGTGCGGGCGCCGACGGCGATCTCGCCGGTGGGCACGCCGTCGGCCAGCCACGACTCGATCGTGGCCCGCAGCCCGGCCAGCTCCGACTCGGGCGAGTCGTACGCCCTGATCATCGGGTGTTCGCCGTTGTGCGTGGCGCGGTAGCCGTACATCTCGGTCGCGCCCTTGACCAGGCCGGGCGCCGGGCCGCCGCCGCGCAGCCGGACCACGAAGGACAGCAGCTCCTGCGGCAGCCGATAGGAGACCTTCAACGTGTGCTGCTGGGCGGGGATGCCGAGGGTGCCCAGAGCCACCCGCGTGTCGGTGACCCGCTGGTGCGGATCGCCCACGATGAACAGGTCGTCGTGCGCGCGCGGCACCGCCGCCCGCAGCAGCCGCCACTGCGCCGGGCTGATGTCCTGCGCCTCGTCCACCACGATGTGACGGTACGGCTTGCGCTCCGGCTCCACGTCGTCCAGCAGGTCGCCGGTCGTGAGCGACAACAGCCTGAGCGCCTCGTCCGTCAGCTGGGCCAGCGACCGCGCCCCCGGGCCGACCAGCGGCGGGCGGCGGCCCTCCGCGTCGGCCACGATGCGCATGGCCAGGCGCTCGGCATTGTCCACTTCGACCCGCTTGCGAATGATCTCGTCCTCGATCAGCACGTCCAGCCTGGCCGACAGCTCCTCGGCGAGGCCCTGCGAGAGCGTGATGAGCAGGACGGGACCGCTGCCGTTAGCGGCCAGGTGGGCGGCGCGGTGCAGGGCGATGACGGTCTTGCCGGTGCCCGCGCCGCCGACCACCAGCACCGGATGCTCGTAGCGGGCCGCCCTGGACAGCCGGTGCTGTGCCGGATGAGGGAACGTGCACCACTCCGGCGCCCCCAGGACCCGGTCGAGCGCCACCTTGTCGGCCGCGAACGCCGCCCGGTCCGGGCTGCGCCGCAGCGCCGCGTGCAGGTCCTCGGGGTCGATCGGCCCGGGGTCGGCGTCCGAGGCGCGCCAGGTGTCCAGCTCGCGCCAGGCCTCCGCCAGCGAGCCGCCGCGGGCCAGCACGGCGAGCGGCAGGTGCTGGGTGGGCGGCAACAGGGGTTCGAGCGCGGCCACGTCGGCCTCGGTCGTGATGAGCCGGAACAGCGGCAGGGCGTGCCCGTCCAGGCCGAGCGCCAGCAGGTCGCCGTCGCAGATCGGGGCGAACAGCCTCGACGAGCCGGCGGACCTGCGTAA includes:
- the mshB gene encoding N-acetyl-1-D-myo-inositol-2-amino-2-deoxy-alpha-D-glucopyranoside deacetylase, with the protein product MTDRRLLLVHAHPDDESIGTGATMAKYVAEGAHVTLVTCTLGEEGEIIPGDLAHLAADQDDALGPYRIGELEAACQALGVEDHRFLGGPGRWRDSGMMGVASNDHPRAFWRADLDEAAGELVKVIREIRPQVLVTYDDNGFYGHPDHIQAHRVSRRAFELAAKPGFGEGEPWQIAKFYHTALPRSVTGRTAEALREADVDFITENVDDLPFGNRDEDITTEIDARPWIGNKIEAMRAHVTQISVQDPWFALSNKIGQEVLGVEHYILAVGVPGRPVPGPPVEAGGLGEPHNRENDLFAGIH
- a CDS encoding DUF6113 family protein, which produces MEHRSQAESALGGAAYGMLFVLGVVMGVVGGFTHPVWQIGPIPVAAVVWMLALFGVCLGAGKLMRARLGVVTTGGGWLLVTMPFALELGSGDLVIAHGVAGYLYLYGGLVALVVAYLLSPSSGGESWLLRGYSPKNPM
- a CDS encoding flavin reductase family protein, whose protein sequence is MHSIERPVDPEAYRRVVGRFATGVAIVTTRLGGIDHAMTVNSFTSVSLEPLLVLFCAEKVARFHDVVLETRVWGVSVLPASMEDASRFFAHRGRPLNGQLTKWAHHRGHSGVALFDEAIATLECTTTDVHEGGDHSIVVGEVTAMGMPSEEAPLMYHEGRYKRL
- a CDS encoding penicillin acylase family protein; the protein is MPRPLRWFARVLTVLLALALVLAGIVVYTVRKSFPQVDGSLRLPGLSDDVEIYRDKWGVPHIYAGSAADLFMAQGFVHAQDRFYEMDFRRHMTAGRLSELFGASTLGTDKALRTMGWRRVAEQELPELAKPTQDYLNAYAKGVNAWLSANPNASDRSLEYSVLKLQNSAYQPEPWTAVDSLSWLKAMAWDLRSNMEDEIDRALIAATLPRERVEQLYPGYPYDRHSPIVTEGTIDEDRFNQRAEPRLRAGVGALTQAAKTMNAVPSTMGTEDREGVGSNSWVISGAHTASGKPLLANDPHLSPQMPSVWYQAGLHCRKVSEECPFDVTGFTFSGVPGVIIGHTDKIAWGFTNLGPDVADLFLEKVDGDTYLHKGEQLKLETRQEQIKVAGGSPVTITVKSTVHGPLINEVIGDAKPTDEANAVALQWTALTPGKSADAIFALDKAADWQEFKAAAALFDVPAQNLVYADTTGKIGYQAPGRIPVRQKGDGTWPVPGWTGEYDWRAAPIPYDQLPSVEDPADGFIVTANNAVIDPRRYRPLLTADWAHGYRSERIRDLVKDAIEKGKVDAAAMSRIQQDTHNGFADTLVPALMEVNLGGPSVRARELLKSWDGTQSADSAPAAFFNAVWRQLLVLTFNDELPEGARPAGGDRWYEVIRRLLQLPDDPFWDDVTTKNHTERRDDILRQAMASAFHELSERLGADAGAWRWGDLHQLELVNGSLGTSGIAPVEWLFNRGPFAVAGSKDALNATGWNVQRDYTVSAVPSMRMIVDLSDLDASQWINLTGASGHAFHDNYWDQAEVWARGDLLPMRSTPESVKKAAAHTLRLTP
- the cysS gene encoding cysteine--tRNA ligase; this translates as MLRIYDTRTRQVEELAFGRAARIYTCGPTVYRYAHVGNLRTYLLSDLIRRVLERRRTRVLACQNITDVGHLTDSGVDKVVQQAQAEGRSVRELARFYEDAFRSDTAALNLRPPEHTPRASETIELMIELIAKLIEKEHAYVVPDGSVFFDVRTFPTYGEISGNRLDALKPAHRMDTVDPRKRFHADWALWKPAEGELTWEAPWGQGFPGWHVECSAMSLRYLGAPFDLHTGGIDLRFPHHEDERAQSNAAAGQEVVRHWVHGEHLLFDGRKMAKSTGNVVLLSDVVAAGLDPLAVRMAFMEHRYRQQMNLTWDTLRAADRTVRRWRTRVAEWAESPSAPMASTYVERVEAAFADDLDTPEALRVLRELERDESVAAGAKFESFLHLDQVLALDLSADIGKVRVLPPGAGELLEARARAREAMDWKEADRLRDELSALGVRVSDTPDGQTWT
- a CDS encoding sigma factor-like helix-turn-helix DNA-binding protein, with the translated sequence MNLSLSDLAPPVRWTSPGQIAPIVEEPQLPEAWWQAIPLDRACAIVGTQTVASHLADLAVACWAHLMLGDILPLVRFSDPAEAERTPESLGKDVVQKLFTGVFERLLEPVPDAVPAPSRPDRPLPEVIDALFAALDERQRAIARDRLYAAQRATLDELAQRFSVTRERIRQIERDLRDHVETWLSGPDAVALVAHVAWLRTRLGSAVPADDLQAAVPWHGTELRTLGMPAWRFVRTLLTGFEQSDGWLVAGGADELREKTRQLFADGPHPLGEALSMVSQLGVREDVAERWILAVPQLRVLGQHVVPWPRSINEKAEAVLAVAGAPLSPEEIQERIGEDYSLVGIRNQLTADERFMRVDRNKYGLTRWGGEEYLGIREMIAREIERAGGEASVSTIVTNLTTRYDVSESSVRAYSGGPGFERTQRGWIRVAGTSPSGEAEPYQPRKDVSETRRSFRSRDGRWWHRVDINAEHLRGSGSPLPTGFAAYLGMAPGGQLTASAPSGDVVISWHNQPTMGSIRNVLAEYKASEGDHVFLTVSDGGELLTRYLPAAPVGMPPINRALYLFGYTAPVSSEIEGLRLIGARIGLPDTATREEILGRLRERGDRDILGFLGE
- a CDS encoding UvrD-helicase domain-containing protein; its protein translation is MPRLAIGPEFPRELSALAQPVRRDAVVALRRFLLNVAGAPHPERVRGARDPRVATLRLAEGHRGVVVRQRDVYWLRTVLPDPEAWSYAQRHRYGVNPVVGVVEEWDAEALERVEPALRRSAGSSRLFAPICDGDLLALGLDGHALPLFRLITTEADVAALEPLLPPTQHLPLAVLARGGSLAEAWRELDTWRASDADPGPIDPEDLHAALRRSPDRAAFAADKVALDRVLGAPEWCTFPHPAQHRLSRAARYEHPVLVVGGAGTGKTVIALHRAAHLAANGSGPVLLITLSQGLAEELSARLDVLIEDEIIRKRVEVDNAERLAMRIVADAEGRRPPLVGPGARSLAQLTDEALRLLSLTTGDLLDDVEPERKPYRHIVVDEAQDISPAQWRLLRAAVPRAHDDLFIVGDPHQRVTDTRVALGTLGIPAQQHTLKVSYRLPQELLSFVVRLRGGGPAPGLVKGATEMYGYRATHNGEHPMIRAYDSPESELAGLRATIESWLADGVPTGEIAVGARTTRLVRQARKALAGLDVRASTFQHLKGLEFERVALIGVAEGVVPEPPPEEPGARARALQRERSILFVACTRARAMLYISHSGRGSPFIPL